Within Lytechinus pictus isolate F3 Inbred chromosome 7, Lp3.0, whole genome shotgun sequence, the genomic segment tttttacaacaaacttttcttcagggtgaacttccccgttaagttaaacattttatttacaaCGTTGACTTTCTCCAAAGTCAAACAGATTTGTGTGACACTGATGACTAACTGAAGTTGTGTCAAGCACATTTGCAAATATGATGCAAGCACTCTGAAAACGCCAGTCTATTAATAGTTTGCATTACAGAAATTGTGTCGCAAATTGTTAGGTGCCCAATATCACTCAATTTGGTTGGTATgtcatttatcatttcattcatttatttcattggtATGGCATAAATAATTTGGCCAGAGTTGCATGGACTAACCTATGAAATCATTTGACAAGAACCATGTCTTGAGTTTCTCTGGGCAAATTTGAAGAATATATTGATACGCAAAGCTTATAATGCATGCTTAGTAGCATAAGTAGAGTGATATGACTCACTATTTATGTCTGTACAAGCCTTTAGTAAGATGGATAAATATGTCTGAGATATTGCTTGGAAGTAGACGCCAAAATGTTAAATATGGAAACCATCAAGAACTGAAAATTTGGATTAAACATTGCTTCCTTTGTTCAAAGAAAGGCAGACTTTGCCATTTTCAGGCACTTTCTGCAGCCTTCTTGATGGCCTCCAGGACTGTCACAGCAGCAAGTAGCTCTAGTCCCACATCATATGATCCGCTGTCATTACAAGCTCTGATGATCTTCTGCCATGAGCTCACTTTGGTGTCGGGATCTTGGAAGACTAGGTCCTTCAATCGCAACTTACTAGAACCTATAAGTTAGAATAGAGTAATGGAATTTAACTCAATTattgggtggtattctgagaattTAACCTAGGCTTAACCAGagtctaaactagaattttaaatcACACTACTATGGAATGCTGGGCTTCATGATATTTCTTCTAAATTCGTAACAATTCTAATGTACTaattaattcattgaaattaattgtattttcatattcttcCCGTTTCATGACTCAAAtaatatttcaccatttttttgcagcaggataagaataatttttaattgGTGACTAAGCTGACAACTGGCACTCTATAAAAGAGtggtttaactaaaccatggCTAACAGAATACCACCCAATTACTTTATCATTCTCTCAAGAGAAGCCAGTGAAACAAGTTTATTATATGTGAACAGGTTCTCTAAGATCACATTTCAATAATTAATCAAAGGAAATCAAATCTATGGTCTTTATAGACAAGTGGTCCTTTGATACAGATGGTTGATATGGCAGGATGACTGtacaatcaatatttgtgattgatttttaattgtttgtccCATATTTTACCCTTAATTTGGCAATGAAATGGAAAGTTTGAAATAAGTTTTTAATGCAAACTTGACAACCTTATAACTTATTAATATATCTGGCAGAAATGATTTCTTGAATGCGCCGAGTGCTGGAATTGAATAGCAATTCATCCTAAAGCTGTTGTAATAATagtgctttgtatcctctgtaAAATGCACTAAATAAATCTAGCTATCATGAATTCTGCGAGTGTAAAGTTAATCCGAGCACCCCGTTCATGGGCACAAAACAGGATTTACATGTAAACCtttagatggatggatggatggttaTTTTCTGTCATTTAAGACTACTTAAGATACATCTGTATATTTGTTCTAAAATGCAAAGCTTCAAGAGAAATATtattattgccaatttgaagatgaAAATCTTCAATGATAAAGGCAGAAATAATTCACTATCATACCTGAGATAATACTATGATGGATATTATCAATCAGCTCTACACCTATCTGATGATGGTCCTGAGTCTTGAGTAGGGTGCTGACCACTGAACCTACAGAAAGAGCTGGTCTGGTGGAGTGACCACTAGGCTGGACCAAGACCTCGGCCAGGGATAGAGATGGACATGCTACCAGCACTCCCAAGTAGGCATCTGGGaaaatttgattcattaaaACTTATTGACTCTGATTTTGAAATATACCAAAATACAGCTTTGCATATAAAGTTCTATCTTCTGGAATGGATGAGATACAAAATAATAGACACGCACAACTTCAATATATGATCTAGCCATACTAAATAGGCAATACGTAATGAGCGATTTTCACGAATATAAAGACCTCTGTGATCTTTGGCTTCACCCTGATACCACAAGCcaatcatatcattatcatccctTCATGTATACATGGCCTTAGTTACGGCTTGATCCAtgaaacaaggcaaaagcgattttgtgtctcgcccacttatgaaaataaccagaaatatcgtgatttgcgagggcacgcaacagaattgtattgaaacttcattgtgaaatgactgggatggaataacacttgtcataagagccttgcatgtaaactttaatgttgacctgaaaatgacctttgaccttaccatgtgacctccgactgcagcataacatgcaggtcacctaagtacatctaccatccaagttttgttgaaaagtgacttacggttgcggagttaggtgtcataagagagtcttgcatgtaaactttaacattgacctgataatgacctttgacctaaccatgtgacctccaactgcagcatcaCATGCAGGTCCCACAAGtctatctaccatccaagtttggttgaaaagtgacttacggttgcggagttaggtgtcataagagagtcttgcatgtaaactttaacgttgacctaaaaattacctttgaccttaccatgtgacctccgactgcagcataacatgcaggtcccccaagtccatctaccatccaagtttggttgataAGTGACTaatggttgcggagttaggtgtcataagagtcttgcatgtagatttttaacgttgacctgcatgtaaactttaacgttgacctgaaaatgacctctgaccttaccatgtgacctccgactgcagcataacatgcagatcctccaagtccatctaccatccaagtttggttgaaaagtgacttacggttgtggagttatgtgtcattaggtttgtgacggacggacgacggacagacgacggacgacatttggatccctaagtctcgccttcacctctggtgggcgataCAAAAATTACTCTATCACAAGATAATGGAAACACAGGCTTATGGATGGATAACCCTGAAAGTCATGTCTCCTGCACCAACTATGGTGCGCACAGGCGGAAAAATGCCAATATTGCAATACCAAGACATGTTTTCAATCATATCTCTCAGCATGATAAGAGCACACgaggtaaaataataaaatattaataagtCGAATTTGGTTGCCATGTCCTGTACCTTATGTTGACATTGTAGGGCAGTATGGGTATACTATTCAAACTCAGTTGCATCTTATAAATTGATACATTCCAGAATCTTACCACGACTGAAGTTAACTGACTGTGCATACTCCATCATGGCATGAACCCTGCCTTGCTTAGACATACACACAGCAGCTTGAAGATGAGCTCCCACCTTCGTATAGACTGCCTGAGCTAGAGGAAGGCATTGAATGACCACATCCTGACCTCTGACCTGCTGACCTCTACCCTGGGCGTAGTTATATAGGAGATGACCCAAGGGCTCTGAGTAGGTCAGCCTGGATGGGAAGAGAGAAAAGGTTAAGGGTTGAAGGAAGTTCAATGACCTGGGTGGTGTTTGACACAGAGTTGGGTGTGAATTCAAGTCACACAAAATCACCATCGAACACATGATGTGAATTTACACCAAATCTCATTTGATGAATAGAGTACATCCCCttagcatgatctgaccaaggTGGTTATATGCAAATGATATGTAACACCTCATCTTATTGATGAATACACAGTGGTACACATCCTAATGTGGTGATGCACTTTGCTCTGCACACAACTAAGATTTGAGTGCAATTTTACATCAAACTTAACTCTTTGTGGAACATCCCCCTGGAATTCATTGCTATTGATCAGAGGAGTTTGGCCaacccggtgggtgtttcataaaaattgaagtGTGACTAAAATTTACACTCAAATTCATAACATGTGTCACTGCATTGGTCATATCATTCTTAGAGGACGCACGCTTCCGCATATTAATCAATGAGATTGTGTGTTACATATCGTGCGCACGTCAGCACTAAGCTGactttaagtcacacttaaTCTTGTGATACATCCCCTGGTTTGTGTTGCTTTGACAGGCAAGAACAGAACAGAAAGAATATGTGCCATGTTATGATGAGCAAAAAGCATATTGGTCCTAAATTTTGTAATAATGACTGTGCTTGAACTCAATGATCCATATCCTGCCGGGAGGGGGtcagggtgtttcacaaagattaacAAGTGACTTAAAATCACACCTAACTTcctaaaaacaaattaaagcacTTTGGAtcccagaaaaaaatgcatGCCTAACTTTCCTCATATACCACTAAATTGCAGTATTGGCTTTGAGATGGTCTTTATATTTAATGAGTGTTTACAATCATGGGAAACAAAATGTATTCTATTATGATTGTGGATActggtatatattttttctcatttatgGCATTGACCATTATACGCAATCGATCATAAAAATCATTGGTAAGATCAATCATTAAGCTTTGGGTTACAGGTCCACACAGCTTTTGTCAATTGAAGagatatttcatgtttattgagataaatGAGCGATTTTTCTCACAATGTCAGAACAAGGATTTAGGCTTATGTTGAAAAAGCAACAGTTCAACATGTGGGATATAAGACTCACCAGTTATTTGCAATCCAGTGTGTGACAATATCAAGACGATCCTCAGTGAGGGCGCTCTTCACACATTCCAGGGTGGTATCAGCATTGGGAGGCACACCTATGGCAGGCACCGACGACATCAGAGATTCAGCATATATCAACAGAGGGGACTTCTGACCACGCTTCACTCGAACACCTGCATAAGGTTTGAGATCAACATGAAATTTACAATGCTTTTTTTCTAGGCGGCTTTATTTTCGTGAGAACCTTTAGAGAATATAACGAATCAAGTTTATAGTCTGAGTAGTTGCAGTGAGAAATAACTTTAAGAGAAATTCTATATAATCAAGTGTAAGAGCAAGTTACTGGTAGTTCTGACAAAATTAATTCCAACAGAATCTAAGAAAAAGATCATCAAGTGTAAGCGTTACGTGCCAAACGACTGACATAAAATGAGTAATTCTTCatataagcaaaataataagaaaggaATTACGTCATAACAATTgccattttccatgtttttaaaGTGTCCACATGATTTTATCTGGGTTGgcaattttcatcattttcggTTTTCATATACTTGTCTTTCACATTAAACTCGCTAAAACAATATCCGAACATACTAGATCACGATGTTGAATAAGTCAAGATTCTACAGGAGAAAGAAAATTCACATCACCTTTAAATCTTTGCAATGTTTCTGGGTTTCGTAGGATCCCTTTAGGACTGTTTGCTGCATGCATAGCAGCCTCTACATAGTGAGCCTCTTCAAACATCTCATTGAACTGTTCTATGTATTCAAGCAACAACTCGGCCTCTCTTTCCTTGGTGGGATCATCATCTTCAAAGGTGGATGTTGTCTCCTGACCTGGATGATAGACAAATAAGAACGAATAGGTAAACTGAGTGAATAAATGGAATAACTTAATATTTACGGGGATGCCAGTTAGTTTTACTTACTGGGACTGAAAAGAAGCCAGAACATCTTAAAGCCCCATATGTGCTGTACAATTTAAAGCCTGAAAAAGCTTGAAACACGAAGTCTCCGAGTGTCTCTTATTTGATATACTGAATTATATGCAGTCAGTTCCCCATGGCATTCAAGCTACATTctaaatataattcaaattcaaaacagAACTTATGATACACATTAATGGTATAATGCATCCCCTCTTTAGTTAATCACAATCTTGGATTTTGTTTCAATAGGCTATAGTGTATACTTACTTCTGACACTCATCATGGAGCCTGATCTTGTCAGAGCAAAAGATACTGCTTCAGCTGGTCCAAAGATAAACCGTTTCTCTTTGTAGTATGAAGCCAATGCATCCAGGGCAATCCTCACCTTCAGACACCTAGAAATTTAACCACGTTCAAGACAATGAATAATTGAAAACCTTACACAATAAAATATCGAActttaaattggcaacattgctattttcatttcatgattgccttttttgcttttaatttttATGCATGAGATACCTTCTCCTAATAAAACCCCCCATCATTATACTCACCACCAgcatcacaaccaccaccatcatcaccactgtcaacatcatcatcatcatcatcatcatcatcatcatcaccaccaccaccatcatcatcattgtccgCCCCTCTTCCTCCTCATCTCACCTCTCCTTTAACTGTTGATTCTGCTCTTGTACATGATCCCTGGCTTTGGTCTTATTCTCTAGTTGAGTTTTGAGttcattcttcctctctttGGTTGAGTACTTGGTTACCTTAGTCTGCTTCAGGGCTGACAGTACATCTTTGAGACGATTTATCTCACTCTCCAATTTGTCCAAATCCGTGCATTCATCTAAGTCCATTCCTAAATAAAATAGATCAATTATTATTGtagaaattagaaaatatactTCTGATGGAATCAGAGTTTATAATCAACAATAACTTGAAGTTTTATATGCTATGGAAGCCTGTAATTATCTAAAAGAGATTTGTTTTGCACCATGTCTGAAAATGCTTAGCAGGCAGAGCAGGTTTGTGGGTTGGACAAGCAGCATGCAACACATAGGGAGTAAAGATGACTGTAAAAATTAGAAATGGTTTGTtgtaaatatctttaaaaagatGAATGACTGTTTACTCTGGAAAGCTCCAGTGATTCCTTAAatgtttgtaatcatgattaatagAATGGCTGATTCAGATTTTGCACCTTggacaaagtaaataaaaaccAGATGTCAACATAATTAACAACTTTATAGCTAGGatgaataaaaagtaatttCTATGCCTTTTCTCataaatgacatcataattaCACTTCTGCAATATATTTA encodes:
- the LOC129264954 gene encoding clathrin heavy chain linker domain-containing protein 1-like; the encoded protein is MSKMPQPQSIQGSRQVLPPISPSPDVYKQFLKELEDQINVEVARVECAEEGPDPHRYAIYKGAFDQIIDNVSAYKSLLSAIKAEYEDCIDTIEKGQEEAFYLSGKVKALASEQTTLSLYQKRADELEQKLGLVKADNEKFKAELEKIAEIYRAREEVKRKAEEKIEESKKKMPTMPNRMLKGMDLDECTDLDKLESEINRLKDVLSALKQTKVTKYSTKERKNELKTQLENKTKARDHVQEQNQQLKERCLKVRIALDALASYYKEKRFIFGPAEAVSFALTRSGSMMSVRSQETTSTFEDDDPTKEREAELLLEYIEQFNEMFEEAHYVEAAMHAANSPKGILRNPETLQRFKGVRVKRGQKSPLLIYAESLMSSVPAIGVPPNADTTLECVKSALTEDRLDIVTHWIANNWLTYSEPLGHLLYNYAQGRGQQVRGQDVVIQCLPLAQAVYTKVGAHLQAAVCMSKQGRVHAMMEYAQSVNFSRDAYLGVLVACPSLSLAEVLVQPSGHSTRPALSVGSVVSTLLKTQDHHQIGVELIDNIHHSIISGSSKLRLKDLVFQDPDTKVSSWQKIIRACNDSGSYDVGLELLAAVTVLEAIKKAAESA